A single Gambusia affinis linkage group LG20, SWU_Gaff_1.0, whole genome shotgun sequence DNA region contains:
- the si:dkey-21c1.1 gene encoding protein FAM104A, producing MLTGNRKRHRSGDSADDQLNPQAKRSGGGPCLLVSDLDSESSSSDSSNGTSSPERAAEASAGLSARHQKNCGRPEREDSAGSWQRRLHGHGQSASYDHINRVLREAHFSSLQTRGWLGST from the exons ATGCTGACTGGTAACAG GAAGCGACACCGTAGCGGTGACAGCGCCGACGACCAGCTGAACCCTCAGGCCAAGAGGTCAGGAGGGGGTCCCTGCCTGCTGGTGTCGGACCTGGACTCGGAG TCCTCCAGCAGCGACAGCAGCAACGGAACCAGCAGTCCAGAAAGGGCAGCTGAGGCCAGCGCCGGGCTGAGCGCGCGCCACCAGAAGAACTGCGGCAGACCGGAGCGTGAAGACTCGGCCGGCTCCTGGCAGCGCCGTCTCCATGGCCACGGGCAGAGCGCCTCCTACGACCACATCAACAGAGTCCTGCGGGAGGCGCACTTCAGCAGCCTGCAGACCAGAGGGTGGCTGGGCTCGACGTGA
- the ndufaf8 gene encoding NADH dehydrogenase [ubiquinone] 1 alpha subcomplex assembly factor 8: MSGSNVWSRSRERLRRFPELLAQCADEAAVYGKCVAATTSGKQELRKDLCAKEFEALKTCFTNAAKKKTR; this comes from the exons ATGTCGGGGTCAAATGTATGGAGTCGTAGCCGAGAGAGACTGAGACGGTTCCCTGAGCTGTTAGCTCAGTGTGCAGATGAG GCAGCTGTTTATGGGAAGTGTGTTGCTGCTACAACATCTGGTAAACAGGAGCTGAGGAAGGATCTGTGTGCTAAAGAGTTTGAGGCACTAAAGACCTGTTTTACAAACGCA GCCAAGAAGAAAACCAGATGA
- the tepsin gene encoding AP-4 complex accessory subunit Tepsin translates to MAAFMERLSFLQKIPTLMKATADDEAPCPGYLFQEIGKICHESSGYGQCLLEYLLERLQVESCHVKLKVLKIFIHLCGHGSKHFLTELRRNSTFIQQASIYSGAPDPVHGTALYQKVRSAAQEVARLLFTDAVSTKDSIAPPTTGPASLGMGSAGSQRSGLQGFGYSPGKQGTGSDTLLDKIQKAAEVVASAVLPPTEHQGIRLHENHYRAVVAPSAPIEVAVAACAYNLPTRRPKASQRCPGQVGGGWEETDSSNGSSHHSSQDMAANSTASAGSKSAGSRSQSGASRESNGDPSERTEALQLGDCGQEMALISRLTEGSKVFLTREESQHFLKECSTLNCEVVVELLSSKLQDLSYTVKMRALCAVACLMTSDLLALEQTFRATQLRLCQLSEGPPGPVANKATKILRQFEALMGGPLQATRQNTAQSSHQATPNQCHPSAHLESSEATNSANTFSGPNESELSSSIIQPQNLPSSSSSLDESWRCSTLEQMDDLTGNKVESVRTAGDPELIDKESPCLTSEPESAPANQRSLSLFSGMELVTRGAALCGRGVPHAESDDTDESGLNAECSQNFSVVWTEDREEEPSGCSPVSSDPEPVSVFSFLNS, encoded by the exons ATGGCAGCATTTATGGAACGTTTATCTTTCCTGCAGAAA atcCCCACATTGATGAAGGCAACAGCAGATGATGAAGCTCCCTGTCCTGGTTACCTTTTCCAGGAGATTGGAA AAATCTGCCACGAGTCGTCTGGCTATGGCCAGTGTTTGCTGGAATATCTCCTGGAGAGGCTGCAGGTGGAGTCGTGTCACGTCAAGCTGAAG GTGCTGAAGATCTTCATCCATCTGTGCGGACACGGCTCAAAGCACTTCCTCACGGAGCTGAGAAGGAACTCCACCTTCATCCAGCAGGCATCGA TTTACAGCGGCGCTCCAGACCCCGTCCACGGCACGGCGCTGTACCAGAAAGTGAGGAGTGCGGCACAG GAAGTGGCCCGTTTACTTTTTACGGATGCAGTTTCCACCAAAGACAGCATTGCTCCTCCCACCACAGGCCCAGCATCTCTGG GAATGGGGTCAGCAGGCTCCCAAAGGTCGGGGTTGCAGGGATTCGGGTACAGTCCAGGGAAGCAGGGGACAG gCAGCGACACCCTGCTGGATAAGATCCAGAAGGCTGCTGAGGTGGTGGCCAGCGCCGTCCTTCCCCCCACCGAGCACCAGGGCATCCGCTTGCATGAGAACCACTACCGGGCAGTCGTGGCGCCATCCGCACCCATAGAGGTCGCCGTGGCAGCATGCGCTTATAACCTGCCCACTCGCAGACCAAAAG CCAGCCAGCGATGCCCGGGGCAGGTGGGGGGCGGATGGGAAGAGACGGACAGCAGCAACGGCTCCTCTCACCACTCCTCACAGGACATGGCCGCCAACAGCACAGCTTCTGCTGGCAGCAAGTCAGCCGGCAGCAGGAGCCAATCAGGAGCCAGCAGAGAGAGTAACGGGGACCCCTCTGAACG GACCGAAGCGCTGCAGCTGGGGGACTGTGGTCAGGAGATGGCTCTGATCAGCAGACTGACCGAAGGATCCAAGGTTTTCCTGACCAGAGAGGAGAGTCAACACTTCCTGAAAGA GTGTTCTACTCTTAATTGTGAGGTTGTGGTGGAGTTGCTCTCAAGCAAGCTTCAAGACCTATCGTACACAGTTAAGATG CGGGCTCTGTGTGCTGTCGCCTGCCTCATGACCTCCGACCTTCTTGCTCTGGAGCAAACATTCCGAGCGACTCAGCTCAGACTCTGCCAGCTCAGTGAGGGCCCTCCAGGACCCGTGGCCAACAAGGCTACCAAG ATACTGCGACAGTTTGAGGCTCTGATGGGCGGACCGCTACAGGCAACCAGACAAAACACGGCGCAGAGCAGCCATCAGGCAACGCCTAATCAGTGTCACCCCTCTGCACACTTGGAGAGCTCGGAAGCAACAAACTCTGCCAACACCTTCTCTGGACCTAATGAGTCTGAGCTCTCGTCCAGCATCATCCAACCGCAAAATCTCCCGTCTTCATCTTCCAGTCTGGATGAGAGTTGGAGATGCTCGACGTTAGAGCAAATGGACGATCTGACCGGCAATAAGGTTGAGTCGGTTAGGACTGCTGGAGACCCAGAGCTTATCGACAAAGAAAGTCCCTGTCTTACCTCTGAACCCGAGAGTGCTCCGGCCAATCAGAGGAGCCTGAGTCTGTTTAGTGGGATGGAGCTGGTGACCAGGGGGGCGGCGCTGTGCGGACGAGGCGTCCCGCACGCAGAGTCCGACGACACAGACGAGAGCGGACTTAACGCTGAATGTTCACAGAACTTCTCCGTGGTTTGGACTgaagacagagaggaggaaCCTTCAGGCTGCAGTCCTGTCTCATCGGATCCAGAACCAGTGTCCGTTTTCTCCTTCCTCAACTCTTGA